One region of Streptomyces davaonensis JCM 4913 genomic DNA includes:
- a CDS encoding DUF6928 family protein yields the protein MGAKTGLLVYADGDVPGLLRGVRAADLDRTATMVGRLRPGCEIETCGGSNLGDGVYPPKGTVYAASWPGVEVIGDQSVMIDAPSQLPEHVVAASAGRRLVLHAMHSVVDWLAFAVWEDGRLVRSLSLSPDSGIIENIGEPLPFEQPYWAGDRPADIVPWPGEEEEPYPLPFHPLDLGEDALRALCGFVVEGRPDPDDIDADAIKLHGFRVRDPYGPDPAEQEAALRRAVEAMGPPRVYTLGPDGSLTERDGL from the coding sequence ATGGGAGCCAAGACGGGGCTGCTGGTGTATGCCGACGGCGACGTGCCGGGGCTGCTGCGTGGGGTGCGAGCGGCGGATCTTGATCGGACGGCCACGATGGTCGGGCGACTCCGTCCGGGCTGTGAGATCGAGACGTGCGGGGGCTCGAATCTCGGGGACGGCGTGTACCCGCCGAAGGGGACGGTGTACGCCGCCAGTTGGCCGGGGGTGGAGGTCATCGGCGATCAGAGCGTGATGATCGACGCCCCTTCCCAGCTCCCGGAACACGTGGTGGCGGCGAGCGCCGGGCGGCGTCTCGTGCTGCACGCCATGCACAGTGTCGTCGACTGGCTGGCCTTCGCCGTGTGGGAGGACGGGCGCCTGGTCCGCTCCCTGAGCCTGTCTCCGGACAGCGGCATCATCGAGAACATCGGCGAACCGCTCCCCTTCGAGCAGCCGTACTGGGCCGGAGACCGCCCGGCCGACATCGTCCCCTGGCCCGGCGAGGAAGAAGAGCCGTACCCCCTCCCCTTCCATCCCTTGGACCTGGGCGAGGACGCGCTCCGCGCACTCTGCGGTTTCGTCGTGGAGGGCCGTCCCGACCCCGACGACATCGACGCCGACGCCATCAAGCTGCACGGATTCCGTGTGCGGGACCCGTACGGGCCTGATCCCGCGGAGCAGGAAGCGGCTCTGCGCAGAGCCGTGGAAGCCATGGGCCCACCGCGCGTCTACACGCTGGGCCCTGATGGCTCACTGACCGAACGCGACGGCCTCTAG
- a CDS encoding vWA domain-containing protein: MAIFSKSNVPQFSMDVYQNEYLPEGGREVNAIVTVTSTGGGTIGTAVAAPHLYTAGQGPSAAVAIMVDCSGSMDYPPTKMRNARDATAAAIDTLRDGVHFAVIGGTHVAKEVYPGAGRLAVADATTREQAKQALRKLSAGGGTAIGTWLKLADRLLSSAEVAIRHGILLTDGRNEHESPEELRAALDACSGRFTCDARGVGTDWVVKEVTGIASALLGTADIVADPAGLAADFTQMMETAMGKEVADVALRVWTPVGTTIKFVKQVAPTVEELTDRRTESGPRSGDYPTGSWGDESRDYHVCVEVPAAELGREMLAARVSLVTPQPDGSVHNLGAQGLVRAVWTDDMVASTSINPQVAHYTGQAELAQAIQQGLDLRKAGDMDGATAKLGRAVQLASASGNADTAKLLAKVVDVVDAAAGTVRLKAKVAEADEMTLETRSTKTVRVKK; encoded by the coding sequence ATGGCCATTTTCTCGAAGTCGAACGTGCCGCAGTTCTCGATGGACGTGTACCAGAACGAGTACCTCCCCGAGGGCGGCCGTGAGGTCAACGCGATCGTCACGGTCACCTCGACCGGCGGCGGCACGATCGGAACCGCGGTCGCGGCGCCTCACCTCTACACCGCCGGACAGGGCCCGTCCGCGGCCGTGGCGATCATGGTCGATTGCTCGGGCTCGATGGACTACCCGCCGACCAAGATGCGCAACGCCCGGGACGCGACGGCCGCGGCCATCGACACCCTGCGCGACGGGGTGCACTTCGCGGTGATCGGCGGCACCCATGTCGCCAAGGAGGTCTACCCGGGCGCCGGACGCCTCGCGGTCGCCGACGCCACCACCCGCGAGCAGGCCAAGCAGGCGCTGCGCAAGCTCAGCGCGGGCGGCGGTACGGCCATCGGCACCTGGCTGAAGCTCGCCGACCGGCTGCTGTCCTCCGCGGAGGTCGCCATCCGCCACGGCATCCTGCTCACCGACGGCCGCAATGAACACGAGTCACCAGAGGAGTTGCGTGCCGCGCTGGACGCCTGTTCCGGGCGTTTCACCTGTGACGCGCGCGGTGTGGGCACCGACTGGGTAGTGAAAGAAGTCACAGGCATCGCCTCCGCGCTCCTCGGCACCGCCGACATCGTCGCCGATCCGGCGGGCCTGGCCGCCGACTTCACGCAGATGATGGAGACGGCGATGGGCAAGGAGGTCGCGGACGTCGCCCTCAGGGTGTGGACGCCGGTGGGCACCACCATCAAGTTCGTCAAGCAAGTCGCTCCGACGGTCGAGGAGTTGACCGACCGCCGGACCGAATCGGGTCCGCGTTCCGGGGACTACCCCACCGGCTCCTGGGGAGACGAGTCCCGTGACTACCACGTTTGTGTGGAGGTACCGGCCGCCGAGCTGGGCCGCGAGATGCTCGCCGCCCGGGTCTCGCTGGTGACCCCGCAGCCCGACGGCAGCGTCCACAACCTCGGCGCGCAGGGCCTGGTACGGGCCGTGTGGACCGACGACATGGTCGCCTCGACGTCGATCAACCCCCAGGTCGCCCACTACACCGGACAGGCCGAACTGGCCCAGGCCATCCAACAAGGCCTGGACCTTCGCAAAGCGGGCGATATGGACGGAGCAACGGCCAAACTGGGCCGCGCCGTTCAGCTCGCCAGCGCCTCCGGAAACGCCGATACGGCGAAACTCCTTGCGAAGGTGGTGGACGTGGTCGACGCCGCGGCAGGTACTGTGCGACTGAAGGCGAAGGTCGCGGAGGCCGACGAGATGACTCTCGAAACAAGGTCGACAAAGACTGTTCGTGTAAAGAAGTGA
- a CDS encoding globin, with the protein MNEIRRGTLQEQTFYEQVGGEETFRRLVHRFYQGVAEDPLLRPMYPEEDLGPAEERLTLFLIQYWGGPTTYSENRGHPRLRMRHAPFTVDQAAHDAWLKHMRDAVDDLGLSEEHAHTLWSYLTYAAASMVNTQG; encoded by the coding sequence GTGAATGAGATTCGGCGCGGCACGCTTCAGGAGCAGACCTTCTACGAGCAGGTCGGCGGGGAGGAGACCTTCCGCCGCCTGGTCCACCGTTTCTACCAGGGCGTGGCCGAGGACCCGCTCCTGCGGCCCATGTACCCCGAGGAGGACCTGGGCCCCGCCGAGGAGCGCCTGACGCTGTTCCTGATCCAGTACTGGGGCGGCCCGACGACGTACAGCGAGAACCGCGGCCACCCCCGCCTGCGGATGCGCCACGCCCCGTTCACCGTCGACCAGGCGGCCCATGACGCGTGGCTGAAGCACATGCGGGACGCGGTGGACGACCTCGGCCTCTCCGAGGAGCACGCGCACACGCTGTGGAGCTACCTGACGTACGCGGCGGCGTCGATGGTGAACACCCAGGGCTGA
- a CDS encoding acyl-CoA thioesterase, which translates to MRHIYRCPLRWADMDAYGHVNNVVFLRYLEEARIDFLFRPDKDFQQGSVVARHEIDYKRQLVHRHHPVDIELWVTEIRAASFTITYEVKDEDLVYVRASTVIVPFDFEAQRPRRITSEEREFLQEYTDDDEEEAVAA; encoded by the coding sequence ATGCGCCACATCTACCGCTGCCCACTGCGCTGGGCGGACATGGACGCGTACGGCCACGTCAACAACGTGGTCTTCCTCCGGTACCTGGAGGAAGCCCGTATCGACTTCCTGTTCCGCCCGGACAAGGATTTCCAGCAGGGGTCCGTGGTGGCGCGCCATGAGATCGACTACAAGCGGCAGCTCGTGCACCGGCACCACCCGGTGGACATCGAGCTGTGGGTCACCGAGATAAGGGCCGCGTCCTTCACCATCACCTACGAGGTGAAGGACGAGGACCTGGTGTACGTCCGTGCCTCGACCGTCATAGTGCCGTTCGACTTCGAGGCGCAGCGGCCCCGCCGAATCACCTCCGAGGAACGGGAGTTCCTCCAGGAGTACACGGACGATGACGAGGAGGAGGCCGTCGCCGCATGA
- a CDS encoding methyltransferase domain-containing protein: protein MSAHALDKDLDDLAATARAELVREIDRSGAWAEDPVWREVFAAVPRHLFVPYYYVGAVGGYERRWGESPAPGARESWLRGAYADVPLATRMRDGELLSSSSQPSLMAMMLVALDVRDGDRVLEIGAGTGWNAALLARRLGDDDLVTTMDLEPEITESATRHLVAAGYHPVVLTGDGARGAPERGPYDRIIATCTLSSVPRAWLAQCRSGARILTPMATGLVALTVQDAEHAEGRFLATPAYFVPLRGGDRPEPEPAPLGGVPRPARDHELFRFLLALSRDSLDPQEAYALWHREGAPQRSRYGITVRGESEWAWLDDPEGPYSWPLR from the coding sequence ATGAGCGCCCACGCTCTCGACAAGGACCTCGACGACCTCGCCGCCACGGCGCGGGCCGAACTCGTGCGCGAGATCGACCGCAGCGGCGCCTGGGCCGAGGACCCGGTGTGGAGAGAGGTGTTCGCCGCCGTACCGCGCCATCTCTTCGTGCCCTACTACTACGTCGGCGCCGTCGGCGGATACGAGCGCCGCTGGGGCGAGAGCCCCGCCCCCGGCGCGCGGGAGAGCTGGCTGCGCGGCGCCTACGCCGACGTACCGCTGGCCACCAGGATGCGCGACGGCGAGCTGCTCTCCTCCAGCAGCCAGCCCTCGCTCATGGCGATGATGCTGGTCGCGCTGGACGTGCGGGACGGGGACCGGGTGCTGGAGATCGGCGCCGGGACCGGATGGAACGCCGCCCTGCTCGCCCGGCGGCTCGGCGACGACGATCTGGTCACCACCATGGATCTGGAGCCGGAGATCACCGAGTCGGCCACCCGGCATCTGGTTGCCGCCGGGTACCACCCCGTCGTCCTGACCGGCGACGGCGCCCGTGGCGCCCCGGAACGCGGGCCCTACGACCGGATCATCGCGACCTGCACGCTGTCGTCCGTCCCGCGCGCCTGGCTCGCCCAGTGCCGGTCCGGCGCCCGGATCCTGACGCCCATGGCCACCGGGCTTGTCGCGCTGACCGTGCAGGACGCCGAGCACGCCGAGGGCCGCTTCCTGGCCACGCCCGCCTACTTCGTGCCCCTGCGCGGCGGCGACCGCCCCGAGCCCGAACCGGCGCCCCTCGGCGGAGTGCCCCGCCCGGCCCGCGACCACGAGCTGTTCCGCTTCCTGCTGGCGCTCAGCCGCGACAGCCTGGACCCGCAGGAGGCGTACGCGCTGTGGCACCGCGAGGGCGCACCCCAGCGCAGCCGCTACGGCATCACCGTCCGCGGCGAGAGCGAATGGGCCTGGCTGGACGATCCGGAGGGGCCGTACTCCTGGCCCCTCCGGTGA
- a CDS encoding FHA domain-containing protein — protein MPTCPNGHQSGSDDWCEVCGHRMAGAVPPPPPPPPPPGGGYGFPPPRMSAVPDPEPELCPQCRTPREGGAPFCEECRWNFLTNTATSYTPAAPRQPAPGAGPSPAARFQQQPGPSYGSGDSYDYQSSRPSQMNRPAEPIPPFGSEPGAGGPGPGGYGGQPGPGGPGGPGAPGGPGPFGGPGGPGGPGPGGPGGFGGQGGPGGPGAGPGGPSGFGGDPSRPVPPPPGPTPPAGPGGPGGPGGFGGPGGPGATGGAPQAFQSPSGPPPPAYPQETNRPQPGGPSFGGGEDDWVISPPSATGPGQGGYGYPQPGSGQAPPPPGGAFPQQPATWMATIGPDREYFMAMMQRSGPEAAGLNLPAYSPEQQRTLTGNQVTIGRRRHSTGDTPDIDLAVPPEDPGVSHQHAVLVQQPNGSWAVVDQNSTNGTTVNGSEEPIQPFVPVPLQDGDRVHVGAWTTITIRRG, from the coding sequence ATGCCGACCTGCCCGAACGGACACCAGTCGGGTTCCGACGACTGGTGCGAGGTCTGCGGTCACCGCATGGCCGGTGCCGTACCCCCGCCTCCTCCTCCGCCCCCTCCGCCCGGCGGCGGGTACGGCTTCCCGCCGCCGCGCATGTCCGCCGTACCGGACCCCGAGCCGGAGCTCTGCCCGCAGTGCCGTACGCCCCGTGAGGGCGGCGCGCCGTTCTGCGAGGAGTGCCGGTGGAACTTCCTTACCAACACCGCGACGTCGTACACCCCGGCCGCCCCGCGCCAGCCCGCGCCCGGCGCCGGACCGAGCCCCGCGGCCCGCTTCCAGCAGCAGCCGGGACCGTCGTACGGCAGCGGTGACTCGTACGACTACCAGAGCTCGCGGCCTTCGCAGATGAACCGGCCCGCGGAGCCGATCCCGCCGTTCGGCTCGGAGCCTGGGGCTGGTGGCCCCGGTCCTGGTGGCTACGGCGGCCAGCCCGGTCCCGGTGGGCCTGGCGGGCCCGGTGCTCCTGGCGGTCCGGGTCCCTTTGGCGGACCGGGCGGTCCCGGTGGCCCCGGCCCCGGCGGTCCCGGCGGCTTCGGGGGCCAGGGTGGTCCCGGCGGGCCCGGTGCCGGTCCCGGTGGCCCCTCCGGCTTCGGCGGTGACCCCTCGCGGCCCGTTCCGCCGCCGCCCGGCCCGACCCCGCCCGCCGGTCCCGGAGGCCCTGGCGGTCCCGGTGGCTTCGGTGGTCCGGGTGGTCCCGGTGCGACCGGTGGCGCTCCGCAGGCGTTCCAGTCCCCCTCCGGCCCGCCCCCGCCCGCCTACCCGCAGGAGACGAACCGTCCCCAGCCCGGCGGCCCGTCCTTCGGCGGCGGTGAGGACGACTGGGTGATCTCGCCCCCGTCCGCCACCGGCCCCGGCCAGGGCGGCTACGGCTACCCCCAGCCCGGCTCCGGCCAGGCGCCGCCCCCGCCGGGCGGGGCCTTCCCGCAGCAGCCGGCCACCTGGATGGCGACGATCGGCCCGGACCGTGAGTACTTCATGGCGATGATGCAGCGCTCGGGCCCCGAGGCCGCGGGCCTGAACCTGCCCGCGTACTCGCCCGAGCAGCAGCGCACGCTGACCGGCAACCAGGTCACGATCGGCCGGCGCCGCCACTCCACCGGCGACACCCCCGACATCGACCTCGCGGTACCGCCGGAGGACCCGGGCGTCTCGCACCAGCACGCGGTGCTGGTGCAGCAGCCGAACGGCTCGTGGGCGGTCGTCGACCAGAACTCGACCAACGGCACCACGGTGAACGGCTCCGAGGAACCGATCCAGCCCTTCGTGCCGGTACCGCTCCAGGACGGCGACCGGGTCCACGTGGGCGCGTGGACGACGATCACCATCCGCCGGGGCTGA
- a CDS encoding HAD domain-containing protein, giving the protein MTGVGNRPLLFLDVDGPLIPFGSASGHTQSVADQGNPLVGRLDPGVGARLLSLGCDLVWATTWMEEANEVVAPHLGLPQLPVLACPETAPELGPRGLHWKTRPLVEWAAGRPFIWVDDEISAMDRQWVAAAHPGPALLHRVAPTKGLEKADFTALAGWLRGVAPG; this is encoded by the coding sequence ATGACCGGCGTAGGGAACCGCCCCCTTCTCTTCCTCGATGTCGATGGTCCACTCATTCCGTTCGGGTCGGCGTCCGGTCACACGCAGTCGGTCGCCGATCAGGGAAACCCGCTGGTGGGGCGGCTCGACCCCGGGGTGGGAGCGCGCCTGCTGAGCCTGGGCTGCGATCTCGTCTGGGCCACGACCTGGATGGAGGAGGCGAACGAGGTCGTCGCCCCGCACCTCGGGCTGCCGCAGCTACCTGTGCTCGCTTGCCCGGAGACCGCCCCCGAGCTCGGCCCACGCGGCCTGCACTGGAAGACCCGGCCCCTCGTCGAGTGGGCCGCCGGCCGGCCGTTCATCTGGGTCGACGACGAGATCAGTGCCATGGACCGCCAATGGGTGGCCGCCGCCCACCCCGGCCCGGCGCTCCTCCATCGTGTAGCCCCGACGAAGGGTCTTGAAAAGGCCGACTTCACCGCGCTCGCCGGTTGGCTCCGCGGCGTCGCGCCGGGGTGA
- a CDS encoding Cys-Gln thioester bond-forming surface protein, with protein sequence MLSSFSALSGRGREAARLAAATLVSGLLTAGVLAAGAGPAAADGGTRNQGGATATIGGLKTYGAAVIHSEAGDQEISAGLFEMSVEGGGTLQTYCVDLFNPTQKDAKYHETPWSGTSLGVNENSGKIRWILQNSYPQVNDLAALAQKAGLRGGLSEQDAAAGTQVAVWRYSDDADVDAVDPQAEQLADYLERSARDLAEPQASLTLDPPALSGHPGERLGPVTVRTGADAVTVTPPAAMSGVRIVDKKGKPVTATTDGGQIWFDVPEDTPDGTAELTVQASTTVPVGRAFTSESRSQTQILAGSSESTVSATASATWAKQGAIPALSATKNCAKGGVDITAANEGDEPFTFELLGTDYTIAPSGTRTVTIPLQEDQAYDFTIEGPGTLTQRFTGVLDCLTQAAEADNTTTQTLTDPSPASVGGTSPDTNLAETGSSNATPVIAGVAIGLVLLGGATLVFLRTRKTRDGE encoded by the coding sequence GTGCTTTCTTCTTTCTCCGCGCTGTCCGGGCGCGGGCGAGAGGCGGCCCGGCTCGCCGCCGCGACGCTGGTGTCCGGCCTGCTCACCGCCGGTGTGCTGGCGGCCGGTGCCGGCCCGGCCGCCGCGGACGGCGGGACGCGGAACCAGGGCGGGGCGACGGCCACGATAGGCGGCCTGAAGACCTACGGCGCTGCCGTCATCCACAGCGAGGCCGGGGACCAGGAGATCTCGGCGGGCCTGTTCGAGATGTCCGTCGAGGGCGGCGGCACGCTTCAGACGTACTGCGTGGATCTGTTCAACCCCACGCAGAAGGACGCCAAGTACCACGAGACCCCGTGGAGCGGGACCTCGCTCGGCGTCAACGAGAACTCCGGGAAGATCCGTTGGATCCTCCAGAACTCCTACCCGCAGGTGAACGACCTGGCGGCGCTCGCCCAGAAGGCGGGCCTGCGGGGCGGCCTCAGCGAGCAGGACGCGGCGGCGGGCACGCAGGTGGCCGTGTGGCGGTACTCGGACGACGCGGACGTCGACGCGGTGGACCCGCAGGCCGAGCAGCTCGCCGACTACCTGGAGCGCAGCGCCCGGGATCTGGCCGAACCTCAGGCTTCCCTGACCCTCGACCCACCCGCGCTCTCCGGGCACCCCGGCGAGCGGCTCGGGCCGGTGACCGTGCGTACGGGCGCGGACGCGGTGACGGTGACCCCGCCCGCGGCGATGAGCGGCGTGCGGATCGTCGACAAGAAGGGCAAGCCGGTCACCGCCACGACCGACGGCGGCCAGATCTGGTTCGACGTGCCCGAGGACACGCCGGACGGCACCGCCGAGCTGACCGTGCAGGCGTCCACGACCGTGCCGGTGGGCCGCGCCTTCACCTCCGAGAGCCGCAGTCAGACGCAGATCCTGGCCGGCTCCAGCGAGTCGACGGTCTCCGCGACGGCGAGCGCGACGTGGGCGAAGCAGGGGGCGATACCGGCGCTGTCCGCGACGAAGAACTGCGCCAAGGGCGGCGTGGACATCACGGCGGCCAACGAGGGCGACGAGCCGTTCACCTTCGAACTCCTGGGCACGGACTACACGATCGCCCCGTCCGGAACCCGCACGGTCACGATCCCCCTCCAGGAGGACCAGGCCTACGACTTCACCATCGAAGGCCCCGGCACCCTCACCCAGCGCTTCACCGGCGTCCTGGACTGCCTGACCCAGGCGGCAGAAGCCGACAACACCACGACCCAGACACTCACGGACCCCAGCCCCGCCTCGGTGGGCGGCACCTCCCCCGACACCAACCTCGCCGAAACGGGCAGCTCCAACGCGACCCCGGTCATCGCAGGCGTCGCCATCGGCCTGGTTCTGCTGGGCGGAGCCACCCTCGTGTTCCTCCGCACCCGCAAGACGCGTGACGGGGAATGA
- the ettA gene encoding energy-dependent translational throttle protein EttA, with the protein MAEFIYTMRKARKAHGDKVILDDVTLNFLPGAKIGVVGPNGAGKSTVLKIMAGLEQPSNGDAFISPGYSVGILMQEPTLNEEKTVLENVQEGVAEVKGKLDRFNEIAELMATDYSDALLDEMGKLQEDLDHANAWDLDAQLEQAMDALGCPPGDWGVSKLSGGEKRRVALCKLLLEAPDLLLLDEPTNHLDAESVNWLEQHLAKYAGTVVAITHDRYFLDNVAQWILELDRGRAYPYEGNYSTYLETKQTRLKVEGQKDAKRAKRLKEELEWVRSNAKGRQAKSKARLARYEEMAAEAEKMRKLDFEEIQIPPGPRLGSIVVEVNNLNKAFGEKVLIDDLSFTLPRNGIVGVIGPNGAGKTTLFKMIQGLEEPDSGSIKVGETVKISYVDQSRENIDPKKTLWAVVSDELDYINVGQVEMPSRAYVSAFGFKGPDQQKPAGVLSGGERNRLNLALTLKQGGNLLLLDEPTNDLDVETLSSLENALLEFPGCAVVVSHDRWFLDRVATHILAYEGDSKWFWFEGNFESYEKNKIERLGPDAARPHRATYKKLTRG; encoded by the coding sequence TTGGCTGAGTTCATTTACACCATGCGCAAGGCGCGCAAGGCGCACGGCGACAAGGTGATCCTCGATGACGTCACCCTGAACTTCCTCCCCGGGGCGAAGATCGGCGTCGTCGGCCCGAACGGCGCCGGTAAGTCGACCGTGCTGAAGATCATGGCGGGGCTGGAGCAGCCGTCCAACGGTGACGCCTTCATCTCGCCCGGTTACAGCGTCGGCATCCTGATGCAGGAGCCCACGCTGAACGAGGAGAAGACCGTCCTGGAGAACGTCCAGGAGGGTGTCGCCGAGGTCAAGGGCAAGCTCGACCGGTTCAACGAGATCGCCGAGCTGATGGCCACCGACTACTCCGACGCGCTGCTCGACGAGATGGGCAAGCTCCAGGAGGACCTGGACCACGCCAACGCCTGGGACCTCGACGCCCAGCTCGAGCAGGCCATGGACGCCCTCGGCTGCCCGCCCGGCGACTGGGGCGTCAGCAAGCTCTCCGGTGGTGAGAAGCGGCGTGTGGCGCTGTGCAAGCTGCTGCTGGAAGCTCCCGACCTGCTGCTCCTCGACGAGCCCACCAACCACCTCGACGCCGAGTCGGTGAACTGGCTGGAGCAGCACCTCGCCAAGTACGCGGGCACCGTGGTCGCCATCACTCACGACCGGTACTTCCTCGACAACGTCGCCCAGTGGATCCTCGAGCTGGACCGCGGGCGCGCCTACCCGTACGAGGGCAACTACTCCACGTACCTGGAGACCAAGCAGACCCGTCTCAAGGTCGAGGGGCAGAAGGACGCCAAGCGGGCGAAGCGGCTCAAGGAAGAGCTCGAGTGGGTCCGCTCCAACGCCAAGGGGCGCCAGGCCAAGTCGAAGGCCCGTCTCGCGCGGTACGAGGAGATGGCCGCCGAGGCCGAGAAGATGCGGAAGCTGGACTTCGAGGAGATCCAGATCCCGCCGGGCCCGCGGCTCGGCAGCATCGTCGTCGAGGTCAACAACCTCAACAAGGCCTTCGGGGAGAAGGTCCTCATCGATGACCTGAGCTTCACGTTGCCGCGTAACGGCATCGTCGGGGTCATCGGGCCCAACGGCGCCGGCAAGACCACCCTCTTCAAGATGATCCAGGGTCTCGAAGAGCCCGACTCCGGGTCCATCAAGGTCGGCGAGACCGTCAAGATCTCCTACGTCGACCAGAGCCGCGAGAACATCGATCCCAAGAAGACCCTCTGGGCCGTGGTCTCCGATGAGCTCGACTACATCAATGTCGGGCAGGTCGAGATGCCGTCGCGGGCGTACGTGTCCGCCTTCGGCTTCAAGGGCCCGGACCAGCAGAAGCCCGCCGGCGTCCTCTCCGGCGGTGAGCGCAACCGGCTCAACCTCGCGCTCACCCTCAAGCAGGGCGGCAACCTGCTGCTCCTCGACGAGCCGACCAACGACCTCGACGTCGAGACGCTCTCCAGCCTGGAGAACGCTCTGCTCGAGTTCCCCGGCTGCGCCGTCGTCGTCTCCCACGACCGGTGGTTCCTGGACCGGGTCGCCACGCACATCCTCGCCTACGAGGGTGACTCCAAGTGGTTCTGGTTCGAGGGCAACTTCGAGTCCTACGAGAAGAACAAGATCGAGCGGCTGGGGCCGGACGCCGCCCGCCCGCACCGTGCCACCTACAAGAAGCTGACCCGGGGCTGA
- a CDS encoding protein phosphatase 2C domain-containing protein: MSQMPQQAALSNCPSCAEPLLSGDRFCEKCGYDLSASAETPSADRPAAVNGSVAWPHASEPDSSDTPPAVHLPTDLQGTESDGRGAPQAGQRAVSPDGPGGVRFDRAPEPDEYPLQAPDPRIAPEQQPAPAKVCVACRAGRVDHDGYCENCGHAQPRERDHMEQECGPVAAVSDRGLRHHRNEDSFAVGCTALADGSPAVLAIVCDGVSSATRPDEASLAASRAATDTLLAALPHGTHPQQAMHEAIVAASRAVNALAGEPATAREHAPHQNAPACTLVGAVITSGLLVVGWVGDSRAYWVPVDRSAPPARLTEDDSWAAQMVAAGLMNEAEAYADERAHAITGWLGADAYELEPHTASFKPDRPGVVVVCTDGLWNYAEAAEEMADVVPLDAAVRPLHSAQVLVGHALDGGGHDNVTVAVLPFPAPPMGAGSA, from the coding sequence ATGTCACAGATGCCCCAGCAGGCCGCTCTGTCGAACTGCCCGAGCTGCGCGGAACCGCTGCTCTCGGGTGACCGTTTCTGCGAGAAGTGCGGATACGACCTGTCCGCGTCGGCGGAGACGCCAAGCGCCGATCGCCCGGCCGCTGTCAACGGCAGTGTCGCCTGGCCGCACGCCTCCGAGCCGGACAGCTCGGACACCCCGCCGGCCGTGCACCTGCCGACCGACCTCCAGGGCACGGAGTCGGACGGCCGCGGCGCCCCGCAGGCCGGGCAGCGGGCCGTATCGCCGGACGGGCCCGGCGGGGTGCGGTTCGACCGTGCGCCGGAGCCCGACGAATACCCGCTCCAGGCGCCCGATCCACGGATCGCCCCCGAGCAGCAGCCCGCGCCCGCCAAGGTGTGCGTGGCCTGCCGGGCCGGCCGCGTCGACCACGACGGGTACTGCGAGAACTGCGGGCACGCCCAGCCACGCGAGCGCGACCACATGGAGCAGGAGTGCGGTCCGGTGGCCGCGGTCAGCGACCGCGGACTGCGCCACCACCGCAACGAGGACTCCTTCGCCGTGGGCTGCACCGCCCTGGCCGACGGCTCCCCCGCGGTCCTCGCGATCGTCTGCGACGGCGTCTCCTCGGCGACCCGCCCCGACGAGGCCTCGCTGGCCGCGTCCCGGGCGGCGACCGACACCCTGCTCGCGGCCCTGCCGCACGGCACGCACCCGCAGCAGGCGATGCACGAGGCGATCGTCGCCGCCTCCCGCGCGGTCAACGCGCTGGCCGGCGAGCCCGCCACCGCCCGTGAGCACGCCCCGCACCAGAACGCCCCCGCCTGCACCCTGGTCGGCGCCGTGATCACCTCCGGTCTTCTGGTCGTCGGCTGGGTCGGCGACAGCCGCGCCTACTGGGTCCCGGTGGACCGCAGCGCTCCCCCGGCCCGGCTCACCGAGGACGACTCCTGGGCCGCGCAGATGGTCGCGGCGGGCCTGATGAACGAGGCCGAGGCGTACGCCGACGAGCGCGCCCACGCGATCACCGGCTGGCTCGGCGCGGACGCCTACGAACTGGAGCCGCACACCGCTTCCTTCAAGCCGGACCGGCCTGGTGTGGTGGTGGTGTGCACCGACGGCCTGTGGAACTACGCCGAGGCGGCCGAGGAGATGGCCGACGTGGTGCCCCTCGACGCGGCCGTGCGCCCCCTGCACAGCGCCCAGGTCCTGGTCGGTCATGCGCTCGACGGCGGGGGCCACGACAACGTAACAGTGGCCGTGCTGCCGTTCCCGGCCCCGCCGATGGGGGCAGGATCGGCCTGA